The proteins below come from a single Solea solea chromosome 6, fSolSol10.1, whole genome shotgun sequence genomic window:
- the si:ch211-161c3.6 gene encoding high mobility group AT-hook 2b: MSSSGTKEPSPQPSTAQSPPEPPRRGRGRPRKQQQEPVGPPTPKRPRGRPKGSKNKGPRTAPKKVEPTGERRPRGRPRKWPQKVAQVTEEQQGSSEEAEEGPSSSQVPAQEEGE, encoded by the exons ATGAGTAGCAGTGGGACCAAAGAGCCGTCTCCCCAGCCGAGCACTGCCCAGTCACCTCCTGAGCCTCCACGCCGGGGGAGGGGTCGGCCACGGAAACAGCAGCAG GAGCCTGTTGGACCCCCGACTCCAAAGCGACCAAGAGGACGACCGAAAGGCAGCAAGAACAAAGGCCCAAGAACTGCACCTAAG AAAGTAGAGCCCACTGGGGAGCGGCGACCACGCGGGCGACCGAGGAAATGG CCTCAGAAAGTGGCGCAAGTAACCGAAGAGCAGCAG GGCTCTTCGGAGGAGGCTGAGGAGGGTCCCTCGTCATCTCAGGTTCCAGCACAGGAGGAAGGGGAGTAG